Proteins encoded by one window of Channa argus isolate prfri chromosome 1, Channa argus male v1.0, whole genome shotgun sequence:
- the wu:fc38h03 gene encoding acetylcholinesterase collagenic tail peptide isoform X2: MRFDPCCLTSPPPPPLFPPPPQLWKRGSPDGNSMLEPPILGKEEQIKQTPVIPGCSSGPPGPPGPRGPEGQSGLPGIRGPKGEKGEIGRPGSKGRTGAPGLPGKQGFPGWPGPEGPKGEKGDAGLMGLPGLRGPPGTKGLPGYKGEKGARGESGSSGPKGDKGSIGLPGMLGQKGEQGPKGEPGVPGKRGPTGRPGKRGKQGMKGETGAPGVMGPPGPPGPNGQPGPPGPPASGLYLVGEKGEKGLPGPPGNCDCDRANNAPFGSYTQRGGPSKVPAIFVISSEEEMKRLYLDNAIAFRKDQRILYFKDKDGWKAIQPFQPFQSTEKLPERIGVCGDGKVQAQHGEECDDGNQIVTDSCLNCKWAYCGDGYRHEGMEECDGKDFGYQTCKSYLPGSFGQLRCTDACLIDSTGCKYFT; the protein is encoded by the exons ATGAGGTTTGACCCCTGTTGTCTCACGTCACCACCTCCGCCACCACTCTTCCCTCCACCGCCTCAGCTCTGGAAGCGCGGCAGCCCA GACGGTAACAGCATGTTAGAGCCACCTATTCTTGGAAAAGAGGAGCAGATAAAGCAAACACCTGTGATACCAGGGTGTTCATCTGGACCCCCAGGACCACCAGGACCCCGTGGCCCAGAG GGTCAGAGTGGATTACCAGGCATACGGGGACCAAAAGGAGAGAAG GGAGAAATTGGACGTCCAGGGTCGAAG GGTCGTACTGGCGCTCCAGGCCTACCAGGGAAACAAGGATTTCCAGGATGGCCTGGGCCAGAGGGACCAAAG GGTGAGAAAGGAGATGCAGGACTCATGGGACTGCCAGGCCTAAGGGGACCACCAGGGACAAAG GGTTTACCTGGTTACAAAGGAGAGAAG ggggcTCGTGGTGAATCTGGGTCATCAGGACCAAAAGGCGATAAG GGTTCCATTGGTTTGCCTGGGATGCTTGGCCAGAAG GGTGAGCAGGGACCAAAAGGAGAGCCAGGAGTCCCAGGGAAGAGAGGTCCCACTGGGCGACCTGGGAAGAGAGGGAAACAG GGAATGAAGGGTGAGACAGGAGCCCCAGGAGTCATGGGCCCCCCAGGCCCCCCAGGTCCCAATGGTCAACCGGGGCCACCTGGTCCACCTGCCTCAG GTCTTTATCTAGtaggagaaaagggagagaaggGTCTCCCAGGTCCACCAGGTAACTGTGACTGTGACCGAGCCAATAATGCTCCATTTGGAAGCTACACACAACGTGGTGGCCCCAGTAAAGTCCCTGCA ATATTTGTCATCAGCAGCGAGGAGGAGATGAAACGTCTATATCTAGACAATGCAATAGCATTCAGGAAGGATCAGAGGATTCTATACTTTAAAGACAAGGATGGATGGAAGGCCATACAG CCCTTCCAGCCATTCCAGTCCACAGAGAAACTCCCAGAGAGAATTGGCGTGTGTGGTGACGGAAAGGTGCAGGCCCAGCACGGAGAGGAGTGTGATGATGGAAACCAGATTGTGACTGATTCCTGTCTCA ACTGTAAGTGGGCCTACTGTGGAGATGGCTACCGACATGAAGGCATGGAGGAGTGCGATGGAAAGGACTTTGGTTATCAGACCTGCAAATCCTACCTTCCTGG ATCATTTGGGCAACTCAGATGCACTGATGCCTGCCTTATTGACTCCACTGGCTGCAAGTATTTCACCTGA
- the npvf gene encoding pro-FMRFamide-related neuropeptide VF has translation MLTMLFLSALLMLGGAAATDLQLYGTSLHSDKTLVSYDDRGNTVRKQPQQLTKGEIRRSLDLESFNLHVTPTASKISLPTIIKLYPPTAKPFHLHANMPMRFGRWSDPGDDRAPNSTPNMPQRFGRSRAVTRTCAKCPEVREAPNPVLPQRFGRNTPYWGLLRTLASEQLLNTGMHWNEGFNFPTSSEEVEMEGKTFKG, from the exons ATGTTGACAATGTTGTTTCTGTCAGCACTCCTGATGCTTGGAGGGGCAGCAGCAACTGACCTCCAACTCTATGGAACGTCACTACACAGTGATAAAACTTTGGTGAGCTACGATGACAGAGGAAACACTGTGAGGAAACAGCCACAGCAATTG ACAAAAGGTGAAATCCGCAGGAGTTTGGATCTTGAGAGCTTCAACTTGCATGTGACCCCAACCGCCAGCAAAATCAGCCTCCCCACAATCATCAAACTCTACCCGCCTACTGCCAAACCGTTCCATCTCCATGCCAACATGCCCATGCGCTTTGGAAGGTGGAGTGATCCTGGTGATGACAGAGCACCAAACTCAACCCCCAACATGCCCCAGAGGTTTGGAAGGTCCAGGGCAGTGACTCGAACATGTGCCAAGTGTCCTGAAGTCCGTGAAGCACCAAACCCAGTGCTGCCGCAGAGATTTGGGAGAAATACACCATACTGGGGCCTTCTTAGGACTCTGGCCAGTGAACAGTTATTGAACACTGGTATGCACTG GAATGAAGGGTTTAACTTTCCAACCAGCtcagaagaagtggagatgGAAGGAAAAACCTTTAAAGGATGA
- the wu:fc38h03 gene encoding acetylcholinesterase collagenic tail peptide isoform X1 produces the protein MDLVKLAVSFHILLCPAWALSRPPYMDSILSAHSALRLLDEPMRFDPCCLTSPPPPPLFPPPPQLWKRGSPDGNSMLEPPILGKEEQIKQTPVIPGCSSGPPGPPGPRGPEGQSGLPGIRGPKGEKGEIGRPGSKGRTGAPGLPGKQGFPGWPGPEGPKGEKGDAGLMGLPGLRGPPGTKGLPGYKGEKGARGESGSSGPKGDKGSIGLPGMLGQKGEQGPKGEPGVPGKRGPTGRPGKRGKQGMKGETGAPGVMGPPGPPGPNGQPGPPGPPASGLYLVGEKGEKGLPGPPGNCDCDRANNAPFGSYTQRGGPSKVPAIFVISSEEEMKRLYLDNAIAFRKDQRILYFKDKDGWKAIQPFQPFQSTEKLPERIGVCGDGKVQAQHGEECDDGNQIVTDSCLNCKWAYCGDGYRHEGMEECDGKDFGYQTCKSYLPGSFGQLRCTDACLIDSTGCKYFT, from the exons ATGGATCTGGTCAAACTTGCAGTGTCATTCCACATTCTACTGTGTCCTGCATGGGCTTTATCCCGTCCCCCTTATATGGACAGCATCCTGTCTGCCCACTCAG CCCTCCGGTTGCTTGATGAGCCGATGAGGTTTGACCCCTGTTGTCTCACGTCACCACCTCCGCCACCACTCTTCCCTCCACCGCCTCAGCTCTGGAAGCGCGGCAGCCCA GACGGTAACAGCATGTTAGAGCCACCTATTCTTGGAAAAGAGGAGCAGATAAAGCAAACACCTGTGATACCAGGGTGTTCATCTGGACCCCCAGGACCACCAGGACCCCGTGGCCCAGAG GGTCAGAGTGGATTACCAGGCATACGGGGACCAAAAGGAGAGAAG GGAGAAATTGGACGTCCAGGGTCGAAG GGTCGTACTGGCGCTCCAGGCCTACCAGGGAAACAAGGATTTCCAGGATGGCCTGGGCCAGAGGGACCAAAG GGTGAGAAAGGAGATGCAGGACTCATGGGACTGCCAGGCCTAAGGGGACCACCAGGGACAAAG GGTTTACCTGGTTACAAAGGAGAGAAG ggggcTCGTGGTGAATCTGGGTCATCAGGACCAAAAGGCGATAAG GGTTCCATTGGTTTGCCTGGGATGCTTGGCCAGAAG GGTGAGCAGGGACCAAAAGGAGAGCCAGGAGTCCCAGGGAAGAGAGGTCCCACTGGGCGACCTGGGAAGAGAGGGAAACAG GGAATGAAGGGTGAGACAGGAGCCCCAGGAGTCATGGGCCCCCCAGGCCCCCCAGGTCCCAATGGTCAACCGGGGCCACCTGGTCCACCTGCCTCAG GTCTTTATCTAGtaggagaaaagggagagaaggGTCTCCCAGGTCCACCAGGTAACTGTGACTGTGACCGAGCCAATAATGCTCCATTTGGAAGCTACACACAACGTGGTGGCCCCAGTAAAGTCCCTGCA ATATTTGTCATCAGCAGCGAGGAGGAGATGAAACGTCTATATCTAGACAATGCAATAGCATTCAGGAAGGATCAGAGGATTCTATACTTTAAAGACAAGGATGGATGGAAGGCCATACAG CCCTTCCAGCCATTCCAGTCCACAGAGAAACTCCCAGAGAGAATTGGCGTGTGTGGTGACGGAAAGGTGCAGGCCCAGCACGGAGAGGAGTGTGATGATGGAAACCAGATTGTGACTGATTCCTGTCTCA ACTGTAAGTGGGCCTACTGTGGAGATGGCTACCGACATGAAGGCATGGAGGAGTGCGATGGAAAGGACTTTGGTTATCAGACCTGCAAATCCTACCTTCCTGG ATCATTTGGGCAACTCAGATGCACTGATGCCTGCCTTATTGACTCCACTGGCTGCAAGTATTTCACCTGA